A window of Primulina tabacum isolate GXHZ01 chromosome 4, ASM2559414v2, whole genome shotgun sequence contains these coding sequences:
- the LOC142541846 gene encoding ethylene-responsive transcription factor WIN1-like produces MVASNKFRGVRQRQWGSWVSEIRHPLLKKRLWLGTFETAEAAARAYDEAAILLSGQKAKTNFPRKEQYSPSTLGAKLRRSCFKDSAAPSITCLRLDNDNSKIGVWQKQAGRGSPSKWVMQVELLKHTSNDSTADHRDEERKVAVQMVEELLDGNSLY; encoded by the exons ATGGTAGCATCCAACAAGTTCAGAGGTGTCCGGCAGCGTCAGTGGGGCTCTTGGGTGTCAGAGATTCGCCACCCTTTACT aAAGAAGAGACTTTGGCTGGGGACTTTCGAGACAGCGGAAGCAGCGGCCCGAGCGTATGATGAAGCGGCCATTTTATTGAGCGGACAAAAGGCGAAGACAAACTTCCCAAGAAAGGAGCAGTATTCTCCATCGACACTGGGAGCTAAGCTCAGAAGAAGCTGCTTCAAGGATTCCGCGGCTCCATCCATCACCTGTTTAAGGCTGGACAACGACAATTCCAAGATAGGCGTCTGGCAGAAGCAAGCGGGTCGGGGCTCGCCATCAAAATGGGTTATGCAAGTCGAGCTGCTCAAGCACACTAGTAATGATTCAACTGCTGATCATCGTGACGAAGAGCGAAAAGTTGCGGTGCAAATGGTCGAAGAACTTCTTGACGGGAACTCTCTCTATTAA